The genomic DNA AGCGATTCGATCGATCCGATCGTCGGCGGACGCAAAGGGACGCCGACGCGATCGACAGCAGCGATTAGCCGCCGACCGAGGGTGGCATGGTAAACCCACCGCTCGAAGCGGGTGCCGCGGCTTCCGCCGCCGGGGCTGACGCTGCGGGTGCCGGGGCTGTAGGTGCGGGTGCCGGAGCAGGCGTCGCCGCCGCCGCAGGAGTCGCTGCTGCCGCCGGTGGTGCGACGACGGTTGTCGGTGCGGGTGGGCTCGCAATCTGCGGGGTGGCCGCTGAAATCGATGGAACCGAAGCGGGGCCGTAGGGCGGTGTCCCGGTATAAGGTGTCAAGGCGTCCGTTAGCCCACTGGAGATCGTTTGAGTGACCGGCACCGCCTGTTGGGTCAAGCCTTGATAAGTTTCTTGAACTCCTTGCGACAAGCTGTTGACGCTTTCGGTCACCGAAGAAGCTGCGGTGATGGTATCCTTCGCCGCTTGGGCGATCTGGGTGCCGCCAAGCTTATCCAACAGATTGCGGGCGGGTTCAAGATTCGGATCGATCTTCAACGCCGTCTCTAACTCGTTGCGTGCTTCGCCAACCTGTTGACGTTTGAAGTTGAGGTAGGCCATGTTGTAATGCGCGACAGCCGGTTCGTGCGCTTTGGCCAACGTCGCCATCGCTTGCTCCGAACTTCCCGCATCCATATAGACGGTTGCCAAGTTGTTGGAGAACCGTTTATTGCCCGGCGCGATGGCAAGGGCTTTTTGGATCTGCTCGATTGCTTCGTCATACTTTTTCTGACGGGCGAGCACTAAGCCCAGATCGTTGTACAGGGTCGATTCGCTCGGATCGACTTCGATCGCACGGCCAAAGTAGGTGACCGATTCTTCAAGGTTGTTTTGCCGGTCGTGCAGACGAGCGATCGCACCCAGGGCGGGACCGTTTTTCGGATCCCCTTGCAGCGCCTTGTTGTAGTTCTCCATGGCGCGATCAAACGATCCGCTGGATTCCCACAACTGGCCATTGGCGACGTACACCTCGGGCCCCAATTTATCGGGGGTGTTGGTGAGGGCTAACAAATCGCTGGGAGCCGATGGGTCGGTTGGGGTGGTCGTTTTGCCGAAACTGAACACTCCGGTGACCATGTCGCGAGCCGCGGTTCCCGCCGAGGCCAACTTTGCGCCAAAGCCAACCGGTTCGGTGCTGGTGTTGCCAGGCTTCGCGTTGGGGACTTCGACGACCGCGATTTTATCATTCGAACCGCTGCTAGAGGTGCGGTTAAACGGATTGAGATTGAGCGTCGACAAGCCGGTTGTCGATTGGCAACCGGTCGCGCTGACAATGATCGTAACCAGCGCCAATCGACGAAGATTCTTCGTACGGTTCATGGCACAGCCCCCCTGATTTCGTTGTTTGATTGCAGGTATACGCAACGGGTTGGGGAAAGAAACGCACGTTGGAACGTATTCGCCACCCGAAAAAAATCGACCCGTCGCACCCGCCTAGACAACAGTCGCCTGTTGCCCGTGCTTTCAGGTGAATCGGAACGACCGGCACGATCGCTTTATCCGATTCCCTCGAATTGCGGGAAGTTGTTCAAAAAGTGCTGGACACCGATGGCGGGGGTAAGCACCATCTTACCTATGCTACTAACATGCGGGGCAGTGAACACCTAGAAGGGGTAGGGGCG from Rosistilla carotiformis includes the following:
- a CDS encoding tetratricopeptide repeat protein, which encodes MNRTKNLRRLALVTIIVSATGCQSTTGLSTLNLNPFNRTSSSGSNDKIAVVEVPNAKPGNTSTEPVGFGAKLASAGTAARDMVTGVFSFGKTTTPTDPSAPSDLLALTNTPDKLGPEVYVANGQLWESSGSFDRAMENYNKALQGDPKNGPALGAIARLHDRQNNLEESVTYFGRAIEVDPSESTLYNDLGLVLARQKKYDEAIEQIQKALAIAPGNKRFSNNLATVYMDAGSSEQAMATLAKAHEPAVAHYNMAYLNFKRQQVGEARNELETALKIDPNLEPARNLLDKLGGTQIAQAAKDTITAASSVTESVNSLSQGVQETYQGLTQQAVPVTQTISSGLTDALTPYTGTPPYGPASVPSISAATPQIASPPAPTTVVAPPAAAATPAAAATPAPAPAPTAPAPAASAPAAEAAAPASSGGFTMPPSVGG